A genomic window from Halorubrum trapanicum includes:
- a CDS encoding sodium:proton antiporter — protein sequence MIAVILVSGLAVQLLAHRLRVPSVIFYLAIGVVLGPELLGLVTLETFGDGLEIIVGLSVAIIVFEGAFALRIDRIRRASTVSLRLVTVSALVMFLGTAAAVRAFTDGTWEIALLIGALLVATGPTVITPILNVVRVRDHVATALETEGIVNDVTAAIVAVVIFETLLLDDLGVPATVLSFLQRFGVGVAAGLLATVIIYALLESDLVPERDVQASQFLVLSAAIGSFAAAEAVAAEAGIAAAATSGILLGNLGIDNREEIEKFAENTTTIVLSFVFISLAALIDVEAIAGLGLGVVALVAVIMLVLRPLGAFLATVGVERFTRPERLFIASVGPRGIIPASVATLFAIELELAGSVAAGELLVGTVFAVIFATVLVEAGLARQIGEFLGVSPMRTIIIGGGRVGQALATRLENRGEYVVVVESDPDVAQRARSEGYTVYEGDGSDTEALRGARIEDAKRFITTTSDDDINLLACQLAITKFDVASVYSRVNDPDNVDAFDSIGVTGIDASTATAVAIDDEIERPALTHWMNELGDSHDVQEVEVTSAELAGKSIRDLNARIPDGTFVAVVSRDGENHVPSADTVLEIGDHVTFIGDTDAVRRAMERFHPHD from the coding sequence GTGATCGCGGTGATACTCGTGTCGGGGCTCGCGGTCCAGCTGCTCGCTCACCGGCTCCGGGTGCCGAGCGTCATCTTCTACCTCGCGATCGGGGTGGTGTTGGGACCCGAGCTGCTGGGGCTGGTCACGCTGGAGACGTTCGGTGACGGACTGGAGATAATCGTCGGACTCAGCGTGGCGATCATCGTCTTCGAGGGGGCGTTCGCGCTCCGTATCGACCGGATCCGACGCGCGTCGACGGTGTCGCTCCGGCTGGTGACCGTCAGCGCCCTCGTGATGTTCCTCGGCACCGCGGCGGCGGTCCGCGCGTTCACGGACGGCACGTGGGAGATCGCGCTGCTGATCGGCGCGCTGCTGGTGGCGACCGGGCCGACCGTCATCACGCCGATCCTCAACGTGGTCCGGGTGCGGGACCACGTCGCGACCGCGCTGGAGACCGAGGGGATCGTCAACGACGTGACGGCCGCGATCGTCGCGGTCGTCATCTTCGAGACGCTGCTGCTCGACGACCTCGGCGTCCCCGCGACGGTGCTGTCCTTCCTCCAGCGGTTCGGGGTCGGCGTCGCCGCCGGGCTGCTCGCCACCGTCATTATCTACGCGCTGCTGGAGAGCGACCTCGTCCCCGAACGCGACGTGCAGGCCTCGCAGTTCCTCGTGTTGTCGGCCGCGATCGGGTCGTTCGCGGCCGCCGAGGCCGTCGCCGCGGAGGCGGGCATCGCGGCGGCGGCGACGAGCGGGATCCTCCTCGGGAACCTCGGGATCGACAACCGCGAGGAGATAGAGAAGTTCGCGGAAAACACCACCACGATCGTCTTGTCCTTCGTGTTCATCTCGCTGGCGGCGCTGATCGACGTCGAGGCGATCGCGGGGCTCGGCCTCGGCGTGGTCGCGCTCGTCGCCGTCATCATGCTCGTCCTCCGGCCGCTGGGGGCCTTCCTCGCGACCGTCGGCGTCGAGCGGTTCACCCGGCCCGAGCGGCTCTTCATCGCGAGCGTCGGGCCGCGGGGGATAATCCCGGCGAGCGTGGCGACGCTGTTCGCCATCGAACTGGAGCTGGCGGGCAGCGTCGCCGCCGGCGAACTGCTCGTCGGCACGGTGTTCGCGGTCATCTTCGCGACGGTCCTCGTCGAGGCGGGGCTCGCGCGGCAGATCGGTGAGTTCCTCGGAGTGTCACCAATGCGCACGATAATCATCGGCGGGGGCCGGGTCGGCCAGGCGCTCGCCACGCGACTGGAGAACAGGGGCGAGTACGTCGTCGTCGTCGAGTCGGACCCGGACGTCGCCCAGCGCGCGCGATCGGAGGGGTACACCGTCTACGAGGGGGACGGCAGCGACACGGAGGCGCTGCGCGGCGCCCGCATCGAGGACGCCAAGCGGTTCATCACGACGACGAGCGACGACGACATCAACCTCCTCGCGTGCCAGCTCGCGATCACTAAGTTCGACGTCGCCTCGGTGTACTCGCGGGTGAACGACCCGGACAACGTCGACGCCTTCGACAGCATCGGCGTCACCGGTATCGACGCCTCGACGGCGACCGCGGTCGCCATCGACGACGAGATCGAGCGCCCCGCGCTCACCCACTGGATGAACGAGCTCGGCGACAGCCACGACGTCCAGGAGGTCGAGGTGACCTCGGCGGAGCTCGCGGGCAAGAGCATCCGCGACCTCAACGCGCGGATCCCCGACGGCACCTTCGTCGCCGTCGTCAGCCGCGACGGCGAGAACCACGTCCCCTCCGCGGACACCGTCCTCGAAATCGGCGACCACGTGACGTTCATCGGCGACACCGACGCGGTCCGCCGCGCGATGGAGCGCTTCCACCCGCACGACTAG
- the azf gene encoding NAD-dependent glucose-6-phosphate dehydrogenase Azf: MDEPVLLTGAGGRVGQAILRGLGDDYDWRLLDREPLPAAKVPDGVTDADRYVADITDERAVREAVADVGAVIHLAGDPRKTAPWDSVLRNNIDGTQVVMRAAAEAGVEKFAFASSNHAVGGYETDERTPDLYRPEDDYRLDGSELPRPGNLYGVSKAAGESLGRFYHDEFGMSVVCVRIGNLTKDHPPREYERGQAMWLSHRDCAHLFDRCLRAEYGYEVVYGISNNDRRYYSIERAREALGYDPADNSADYTFEGKPKSDRDTETNGGRYGEDSFASDADRPAPESPAEPNFPADPDDA; the protein is encoded by the coding sequence ATGGACGAGCCGGTCCTCCTGACGGGCGCCGGCGGACGGGTGGGGCAGGCCATCCTCCGCGGTCTCGGCGACGACTACGACTGGCGGCTCCTCGACCGCGAGCCGCTCCCGGCCGCGAAGGTGCCCGACGGGGTCACCGACGCCGACCGGTACGTCGCCGACATCACCGACGAGCGCGCCGTCCGCGAGGCGGTCGCCGACGTCGGCGCGGTGATCCACCTCGCCGGCGACCCGCGGAAGACGGCGCCGTGGGACTCCGTCCTCCGGAACAACATCGACGGGACGCAGGTCGTGATGCGCGCGGCCGCCGAGGCGGGCGTCGAGAAGTTCGCGTTCGCCTCCTCGAACCACGCCGTCGGCGGCTACGAGACGGACGAGCGGACTCCGGACCTGTACCGCCCCGAGGACGACTACCGGCTCGACGGCAGCGAGCTCCCCCGCCCCGGCAACCTCTACGGCGTCTCGAAGGCGGCCGGCGAGTCCCTCGGGCGCTTCTACCACGACGAGTTCGGCATGAGCGTCGTCTGCGTCCGCATCGGCAACCTCACGAAGGACCACCCGCCGCGGGAGTACGAGCGCGGGCAGGCGATGTGGCTCTCCCACCGCGACTGCGCGCACCTGTTCGACCGCTGCCTCCGCGCGGAGTACGGCTACGAGGTCGTCTACGGCATCTCGAACAACGACCGCCGGTACTACTCCATCGAGCGCGCCCGCGAGGCGCTCGGCTACGACCCCGCCGATAACTCCGCCGACTACACCTTCGAGGGCAAACCCAAGTCCGACCGCGACACCGAGACGAACGGCGGTCGCTACGGCGAGGACTCGTTCGCGTCGGACGCCGATCGGCCCGCCCCGGAGTCGCCCGCCGAACCCAACTTCCCCGCCGACCCGGACGACGCCTGA
- the sepF gene encoding cell division protein SepF — MGIMSKILGGSGSRSVDDYVELDTDDFADAHAETGTQVHFAEIGDQSDVIPIKDAVYDGDFVIADITRHSTSDRTIEHVYDELRQVVQEVDGDIVQKGDDQIIVTPTGVKVSRKKL; from the coding sequence ATGGGCATCATGAGCAAGATCCTCGGCGGGAGTGGGAGCCGCTCCGTCGACGATTACGTCGAGCTCGACACGGACGACTTCGCCGACGCGCACGCGGAGACGGGCACGCAGGTACACTTCGCCGAGATCGGCGACCAGAGCGACGTCATCCCGATCAAAGACGCCGTCTACGACGGCGACTTCGTCATCGCGGACATCACCCGCCACTCCACGTCGGACCGGACGATAGAACACGTCTACGACGAGCTCCGCCAGGTAGTTCAGGAGGTCGACGGCGACATCGTCCAGAAGGGCGACGACCAGATCATCGTCACCCCCACCGGCGTGAAGGTATCGCGAAAGAAGCTGTAG
- the mutS gene encoding DNA mismatch repair protein MutS has translation MATGIVGEFLDLKAETDADVLAMQCGDFYEFFADDAELVADELDLSISQKSSHGSSYPMAGVPLSELTPYVNALVERGYRVAVADQYETDDGDHAREVVRVVTPGTVLETSDDDARYLAAVVREEGGDSDADGPYGLAFADVTTGRFLATAVDDGGDLRAELYRFDPAEVLPGPQVRNDDDLLGAVREDLSGRVTAFDAEAFATGRARHAVREQFGRETTDSVGLDSDLAVRAAGAVLSYVEETGAGVLASMTRLTAYGADDRVDVDATTQRNLEITETMRGDADGSLFDTVDHTVTAAGGRLLREWLTRPRRDRETLADRLDAVEALASAALARDRIREVLGDAYDLERLAARTTSGSAGARELLSVRDTLALLPDLADAIGGTALADSPAAAVLDRVDRERAADLREELAEALAEDPPKAKTGGGLLKEGYDEELDELIERHESVKSWLDGLAEHEKRKHGLSHVTVDRNKTDGYYIQVGKSVADQVPEGYREIKTLKNSKRFVTDELAEKEREVLRLEEARGDLEYELFEELRERVAERAELLQDAGRAVAELDALASLATHAARRDWTRPELTDERRLDVEAGRHPVVEGTTDFVPNDLRLDAERGFLIVTGPNMSGKSTYMRQAALIQLLAQAGSFVPARAAEVGLVDGIYTRVGALDELAQGRSTFMVEMQELSNILHSATEDSLVILDEVGRGTATYDGISIAWAATEYLHNEVRARTLFATHYHELTTLADHLPRVANVHVAVDERDGEVTFLRTVRDGPTNRSYGVHVADLAGVPDPVVSRADEVLDRLREEKAIEARGSRSGGDGAGEVPGGGAGDTRQVVFDLSSGSFAEGGDGDEGTAADAPDLGAGRNGAGAESKPAPSGETAGAAEADRLDPETRAVIEELSDVDVAETPPVELLSRVQEWQERLD, from the coding sequence ATGGCAACGGGGATCGTCGGGGAGTTCCTCGATCTCAAGGCGGAGACGGACGCGGACGTCCTCGCGATGCAGTGCGGCGACTTCTACGAGTTCTTCGCGGACGACGCGGAGTTAGTCGCGGACGAGCTCGATCTCTCGATCTCGCAGAAGTCCTCTCACGGCTCGTCGTACCCGATGGCGGGCGTGCCGCTGTCGGAGCTGACCCCGTACGTGAACGCCCTCGTCGAGCGCGGCTACCGGGTCGCGGTCGCCGACCAGTACGAGACCGACGACGGCGACCACGCCCGCGAGGTCGTCCGCGTCGTCACGCCGGGCACGGTCCTGGAGACGAGCGACGACGACGCGCGCTACCTCGCGGCCGTGGTGCGCGAGGAGGGGGGCGATTCCGACGCCGACGGCCCCTACGGACTCGCGTTCGCCGACGTCACCACGGGGCGGTTCCTCGCCACGGCGGTCGACGACGGCGGCGACTTACGCGCCGAGCTGTACCGGTTCGACCCGGCGGAGGTCCTGCCGGGGCCCCAGGTCCGTAACGACGACGACCTCCTCGGGGCGGTCCGCGAGGACCTCTCGGGGCGCGTGACGGCGTTCGACGCGGAGGCGTTCGCGACGGGTCGCGCGAGACACGCCGTGCGCGAGCAGTTCGGCCGGGAGACGACCGACAGCGTCGGGCTCGACTCGGATCTCGCGGTCCGGGCCGCGGGCGCGGTCCTCTCGTACGTCGAGGAGACGGGCGCGGGCGTGCTCGCCTCGATGACCCGCCTCACCGCCTACGGCGCCGACGACCGGGTCGACGTCGACGCGACCACGCAGCGCAACCTGGAGATCACGGAGACGATGCGAGGCGACGCCGACGGCTCGCTGTTCGACACGGTCGACCACACGGTCACGGCCGCCGGCGGCCGGCTGCTCCGAGAGTGGCTCACCCGCCCGCGCCGGGACCGCGAGACGCTCGCCGACCGGCTCGACGCGGTCGAGGCGCTGGCGTCCGCGGCGCTCGCGCGCGACCGGATCCGGGAGGTGCTCGGCGACGCGTACGACCTCGAACGGCTCGCTGCGCGGACGACGAGCGGGAGCGCGGGCGCGCGCGAACTCCTCTCGGTCCGCGACACGCTCGCGCTGCTCCCGGACCTCGCCGACGCGATAGGGGGGACCGCGCTCGCCGACTCGCCCGCCGCGGCCGTGCTCGACCGCGTCGACCGCGAGCGCGCGGCCGACCTGCGCGAGGAGCTCGCCGAGGCGCTCGCGGAGGACCCGCCGAAGGCGAAGACGGGCGGCGGACTGCTGAAGGAGGGGTACGACGAGGAGCTCGACGAGCTGATCGAGCGCCACGAATCGGTAAAATCGTGGCTCGACGGGCTCGCCGAGCACGAGAAGCGGAAGCACGGGCTCAGCCACGTCACCGTCGACCGCAACAAGACGGACGGCTACTACATCCAGGTCGGGAAGTCGGTCGCCGACCAGGTGCCCGAGGGCTACCGCGAGATCAAGACGCTGAAGAACTCGAAGCGGTTCGTCACCGACGAGTTAGCGGAGAAGGAGCGGGAGGTCCTCCGCCTGGAGGAGGCGCGCGGCGACTTGGAGTACGAGCTGTTCGAGGAGCTGCGCGAGCGCGTCGCCGAGCGCGCCGAGCTGCTTCAGGACGCCGGGCGGGCGGTCGCGGAGCTCGACGCGCTCGCCTCGCTCGCGACCCACGCCGCCCGCCGCGACTGGACGCGCCCGGAGCTGACCGACGAGCGTCGGCTCGACGTCGAGGCCGGGCGCCACCCCGTCGTCGAGGGGACGACCGACTTCGTCCCGAACGACCTCCGGCTCGACGCCGAGCGCGGCTTCCTGATCGTCACCGGGCCGAACATGAGCGGGAAGTCGACGTACATGCGCCAGGCCGCGCTGATCCAGCTGCTCGCGCAGGCGGGCTCGTTCGTCCCCGCTCGCGCCGCCGAGGTGGGGCTCGTCGACGGCATCTACACCCGCGTCGGCGCGCTCGACGAGCTGGCGCAGGGCCGGTCGACGTTCATGGTCGAGATGCAGGAGCTGTCAAACATCCTCCACTCGGCGACGGAGGACTCGCTGGTCATCCTCGACGAGGTCGGCCGCGGCACCGCCACCTACGACGGCATCTCCATCGCGTGGGCCGCGACGGAGTACCTCCACAACGAGGTGCGCGCGCGCACCCTCTTCGCCACCCACTACCACGAGCTGACGACGCTCGCGGACCACCTCCCGCGCGTCGCGAACGTCCACGTCGCCGTCGACGAGCGCGACGGCGAGGTGACGTTCCTCCGTACCGTCCGCGACGGTCCGACGAACCGCTCGTACGGCGTCCACGTCGCCGACCTCGCGGGCGTCCCGGACCCCGTCGTCTCCCGCGCGGACGAGGTCCTCGACCGGCTCCGGGAAGAGAAGGCGATCGAGGCCCGCGGCTCGCGAAGCGGGGGAGACGGCGCCGGCGAGGTTCCGGGCGGCGGCGCGGGGGACACGCGGCAGGTCGTGTTCGACCTCTCGTCCGGGTCGTTCGCGGAGGGCGGCGACGGCGACGAGGGGACGGCGGCGGACGCCCCCGACCTCGGGGCGGGTCGCAACGGGGCGGGCGCCGAGTCGAAACCGGCGCCCTCCGGCGAAACCGCGGGGGCCGCCGAAGCCGACCGGCTCGACCCCGAGACCCGCGCCGTGATCGAGGAGCTGAGCGACGTCGACGTCGCGGAGACTCCGCCGGTGGAGCTGCTCTCGCGGGTCCAAGAGTGGCAGGAGCGGCTCGACTGA
- a CDS encoding VWA domain-containing protein, with translation MSQDTNDKIGLSRRKVLAGLGAVGVASAGAGLGTTAYFNDTETFEGNTLTAGELDLKLDYKSTYLGGPGRLEDVQSMGYPDAEELGDGRYLLDQAPSPADMQAWEDLVTGEEFDFCSPEADEFLVNGDGIPVFTLDDVKPGDSGEVTISIHICDNPAFLYLAGELSQAENGQSEPEADEDDTPGQGDLADAIEVCVWYDEDCDNVYEPTGTGQQQELEVALVSDVSGSMSGSIDDLQAAANGFVDNLSAPDEAAAISFNSSASLDQELTTNYQAVKDAINAYSDGGGTSIDLGIDVGADELLNGSNATPGASKVMILLSDGNSSASAANAAADAAKNAGIRIFTIALGSANTSLLQSLASSPDDAFVAPDPSDLDTVYAEIAQIVLAGEQKILSGTMSEVFAELADGEALDGNRQEEGRQPYPGATTQCIGFEWTLPAEVGNEIQTDSVSFDLAVYAEQSRHNDNPQVAFNGTDVNSTSPGPAPNGTGNMSGQN, from the coding sequence ATGAGCCAAGACACAAACGACAAAATCGGACTCTCGCGGCGCAAGGTGCTGGCCGGCCTCGGCGCGGTCGGCGTGGCCTCCGCGGGCGCGGGACTCGGCACCACGGCGTACTTCAACGACACGGAGACGTTCGAGGGCAACACGCTCACCGCGGGCGAGCTGGACCTGAAGCTGGACTACAAGTCGACGTACCTCGGCGGTCCCGGGCGTCTCGAAGACGTCCAGTCGATGGGCTACCCGGACGCCGAGGAGCTCGGCGACGGGCGGTACCTGCTCGATCAGGCGCCCAGCCCCGCGGACATGCAGGCGTGGGAGGACCTTGTTACGGGAGAGGAGTTCGATTTCTGTTCGCCCGAGGCGGACGAGTTCCTCGTCAACGGTGACGGGATCCCGGTGTTCACGCTTGACGACGTGAAGCCCGGCGACTCCGGCGAGGTCACGATCAGTATCCACATCTGTGACAACCCCGCGTTCCTCTACCTCGCGGGCGAGCTGTCCCAGGCGGAGAACGGGCAGTCCGAGCCCGAGGCGGACGAGGACGACACGCCCGGGCAAGGCGATCTCGCCGACGCAATCGAGGTCTGCGTCTGGTACGACGAGGACTGCGACAACGTGTACGAGCCCACGGGCACGGGCCAGCAGCAGGAGCTGGAAGTCGCCTTAGTCAGCGACGTCTCCGGCTCGATGAGCGGTTCGATCGACGACCTCCAGGCCGCCGCGAACGGGTTCGTCGACAACCTCTCTGCCCCGGACGAGGCCGCCGCGATCTCGTTCAACAGCTCCGCGTCGCTCGACCAAGAGCTGACCACGAACTACCAGGCCGTCAAGGACGCCATCAACGCCTACAGCGACGGTGGCGGCACGAGCATCGACCTAGGTATCGACGTTGGTGCGGACGAGCTCCTCAACGGGAGCAACGCCACCCCCGGCGCCTCGAAAGTGATGATCCTGCTGAGCGACGGGAACTCCAGCGCCAGCGCCGCGAACGCCGCGGCGGACGCCGCGAAGAACGCGGGCATCCGCATCTTCACGATCGCACTCGGGAGCGCGAACACCTCGCTGCTCCAGAGCCTCGCGAGTTCGCCAGACGACGCTTTCGTCGCGCCCGACCCGTCCGACCTCGACACCGTCTACGCCGAGATCGCCCAGATCGTCCTCGCGGGCGAACAGAAGATCCTCTCGGGCACGATGAGCGAGGTCTTCGCGGAGCTGGCCGACGGCGAGGCGCTCGACGGCAACCGCCAGGAGGAGGGTCGGCAGCCGTACCCCGGCGCGACCACCCAGTGTATCGGTTTCGAGTGGACGCTCCCGGCGGAGGTCGGCAACGAGATCCAGACCGACTCCGTGAGCTTCGATCTCGCCGTCTACGCCGAGCAGTCGCGGCACAACGACAATCCCCAGGTGGCGTTCAACGGGACCGACGTGAACAGCACCAGCCCCGGTCCCGCACCCAACGGCACCGGCAACATGAGCGGTCAGAACTAG
- a CDS encoding SipW-dependent-type signal peptide-containing protein has protein sequence MNDDKIGLSRRKMLVGLGAVGVASAGAGLGTTAYFNDTETFVNNELTAGSLDLFVHVDYSEDQGSYAQYSTEPGTYVDGNVVGIEGQQIEGEPLSIQVSDLKPGDSGEGEFCFSIVDNPAYMWMCGELTANDENGMTEPEMDDDDTPDEGELADAMQVTVSYCTDDGDGGNEIGDEIVSGSLAEVMLALQAGVPLSSDGDANAPLADRPTFDGVTEAFTDGEPNVDEQCVCFTWEVPTSVENEIQTDSVMFDFEFYAVQARHNDGAHNPCVDETVVTAYDNSWKGQTLGNPTEGNVYTSVSFGQNQTVLSFAFADDGDGVDFLDTADYSSTNLPVAVDADDDGTHDWQVIWQPNAGFPDAPFGYKENNSGSYGPAQPLPAGFSAAKVGNTIVFGIPNSEIGSTFRLLGYGSTGGEGPIAEVNVDPSLGPDFYNSANAIEFSD, from the coding sequence ATGAACGACGACAAAATCGGACTATCGCGGCGCAAGATGCTGGTCGGACTCGGTGCGGTCGGCGTGGCCTCGGCGGGCGCGGGCCTCGGCACCACGGCGTACTTCAACGACACGGAGACGTTCGTGAACAACGAGCTGACGGCCGGCTCGCTCGACCTGTTCGTCCACGTCGACTACTCCGAGGACCAGGGCAGCTACGCGCAGTACTCCACGGAGCCCGGCACCTACGTCGACGGGAACGTCGTCGGGATCGAGGGCCAGCAGATCGAGGGCGAGCCCCTCAGCATCCAGGTCTCCGACCTGAAGCCCGGCGACTCCGGCGAGGGCGAGTTCTGCTTCTCGATCGTCGACAACCCCGCGTACATGTGGATGTGCGGTGAGCTGACCGCGAACGACGAGAACGGAATGACCGAACCCGAGATGGACGACGACGACACGCCCGACGAGGGCGAACTCGCCGACGCGATGCAGGTGACCGTCTCGTACTGTACCGACGACGGCGACGGCGGCAACGAAATCGGCGACGAGATCGTCTCCGGCTCGCTGGCGGAGGTCATGCTCGCGCTCCAAGCCGGCGTCCCGCTGTCCAGCGACGGTGACGCGAACGCGCCGCTCGCGGACCGCCCCACCTTCGATGGCGTCACCGAGGCGTTCACCGACGGAGAACCGAACGTCGACGAGCAGTGCGTCTGCTTCACCTGGGAGGTACCGACGAGCGTCGAAAACGAGATCCAGACGGACTCGGTCATGTTCGACTTCGAGTTCTACGCGGTCCAGGCTCGCCACAACGACGGGGCGCACAACCCCTGCGTCGACGAGACCGTCGTCACGGCGTACGACAACAGCTGGAAGGGCCAGACGCTCGGCAACCCCACCGAGGGGAACGTCTACACCAGCGTCTCGTTCGGCCAGAATCAGACCGTTCTGAGCTTCGCGTTCGCCGACGACGGCGACGGGGTCGACTTCCTCGACACGGCGGACTACTCCAGCACGAATCTCCCCGTGGCGGTCGACGCGGACGACGACGGCACGCACGACTGGCAGGTCATCTGGCAGCCCAACGCCGGGTTCCCGGACGCCCCGTTCGGATACAAGGAGAACAACAGTGGCAGCTACGGTCCGGCTCAGCCGCTTCCGGCCGGCTTCTCGGCGGCGAAGGTCGGGAACACGATCGTGTTCGGGATCCCGAATAGCGAGATCGGCTCGACGTTCCGGCTGCTCGGATACGGCAGCACCGGCGGCGAGGGACCCATCGCGGAGGTCAACGTGGACCCCTCGCTGGGCCCGGACTTCTACAACAGCGCGAACGCGATCGAGTTCAGCGACTGA
- a CDS encoding SipW-dependent-type signal peptide-containing protein, whose protein sequence is MTDNDDIDTIGLSRRTVLAGLGAVGVASAGAGLGTTAYFNDTESFEGNQLTAGQLDLLVDWQQTYDFGDGHQFVNAHPDHDGDGEQSILDPETEEVIKYSDFPDEDDEDSNGANITGLNCENIPPLSEANFRHDPVTGEEMDRLVQFTDVKPGDSGEITFSLHLCDNPGYIWMQADNVSDNGGTATEPELIVDPDNLGDLGDAIQATLWYDEDCDNVYDGAEPVDIMLTLDFSGSMLYEQYGGLVSEDDITVGGTTYTETTKIDLVELGTRQFVSYLQSQGSDVQVGVAYFDGEGSDDSVPRTGILQGLTSDLSVVDAQLTDLRQKLADVVTGPSPSTPGDGDGDPDPFANANGIATGTYIGEGVDDAQAELDANGRSGVEYRNIVLSDGESFNGDGSTSFSSPTGAAADARAASPNPATNVYTINVDGSASTLQAMAGAAGGLGGDPAFFNDVSDPFNIPTVFGNLAAQTAQEKKIMEDSLGNVLTALADGNGVPLDAIRTTTYDELSDPANDPDREPFRGDGVMHCVALSWELPFDVGNEVQGDTLGFDLGFYTEQARHNDGAGPSQTA, encoded by the coding sequence ATGACAGACAACGACGACATCGACACGATCGGACTGTCGCGGCGAACGGTGCTGGCCGGCCTCGGCGCGGTGGGCGTCGCCTCCGCGGGGGCGGGCCTCGGTACCACGGCGTACTTCAACGACACCGAGTCGTTCGAGGGCAACCAGCTAACCGCCGGCCAGCTCGACCTGCTCGTCGACTGGCAGCAGACGTACGACTTCGGCGACGGCCACCAGTTCGTCAACGCGCACCCCGACCACGACGGCGACGGCGAACAGTCGATCCTCGATCCCGAGACGGAAGAAGTCATTAAGTACAGCGACTTCCCGGACGAGGACGACGAGGACAGCAACGGGGCGAACATCACCGGCCTGAATTGTGAGAACATCCCACCGCTCTCGGAGGCGAACTTCAGGCACGACCCCGTCACTGGTGAGGAGATGGACAGGCTCGTCCAGTTCACCGACGTAAAACCCGGCGACTCCGGCGAGATCACCTTCTCGCTCCACCTCTGTGACAACCCCGGCTACATCTGGATGCAGGCGGACAACGTCAGTGACAACGGCGGCACTGCCACCGAGCCCGAACTGATCGTCGACCCGGACAACCTCGGCGACCTCGGCGACGCGATCCAGGCGACGCTCTGGTACGACGAGGACTGCGACAACGTGTACGACGGCGCGGAGCCGGTCGACATCATGCTGACGCTCGACTTCTCGGGCTCGATGCTGTACGAGCAGTACGGCGGCCTCGTCAGCGAGGACGATATCACGGTCGGCGGGACCACCTACACCGAGACGACGAAGATCGACCTCGTCGAGCTCGGCACCCGCCAGTTCGTCAGCTACCTCCAGTCACAGGGGTCGGACGTTCAGGTCGGTGTGGCGTACTTCGACGGCGAGGGGAGCGACGACTCCGTGCCGCGGACGGGGATCCTCCAAGGCCTGACGAGCGACCTCTCCGTGGTGGACGCGCAGCTGACGGATCTCCGGCAGAAGCTCGCGGACGTGGTGACCGGTCCCAGCCCCTCGACGCCGGGCGACGGCGACGGCGACCCCGATCCGTTCGCGAACGCGAACGGTATCGCGACGGGCACCTACATCGGCGAGGGCGTCGACGACGCGCAGGCCGAGCTCGACGCGAACGGACGTAGCGGCGTCGAGTACCGGAACATCGTCCTATCCGACGGCGAGTCGTTCAACGGGGACGGCAGCACGTCGTTCTCATCGCCGACCGGCGCGGCGGCCGACGCCCGCGCGGCGTCGCCGAACCCCGCGACGAACGTGTACACGATCAACGTCGACGGCAGCGCGAGCACGCTCCAGGCGATGGCCGGCGCGGCCGGCGGCCTGGGTGGTGACCCGGCGTTCTTCAACGACGTCAGCGATCCGTTCAACATCCCGACGGTGTTCGGTAACCTCGCGGCACAGACCGCACAGGAGAAGAAGATCATGGAGGACTCGCTCGGCAACGTCCTCACGGCGCTCGCCGACGGGAACGGCGTGCCGCTCGACGCGATCCGGACGACGACGTACGACGAGCTCTCGGATCCGGCGAACGACCCGGACCGCGAGCCGTTCCGCGGCGACGGCGTGATGCACTGCGTCGCGCTCTCGTGGGAACTGCCGTTCGACGTGGGCAACGAGGTCCAGGGCGACACGCTCGGCTTCGACCTCGGCTTCTACACCGAGCAGGCGCGCCACAACGACGGCGCGGGGCCGTCCCAGACGGCCTGA